One Chroococcidiopsis sp. TS-821 genomic window carries:
- a CDS encoding VWA domain-containing protein: MPEILKLEDAVEFAENPEPRCPCVLLLDTSGSMQGEAIEALNEGLKVFRDELNRDSLARKRVEVAIISFNFEVKVVQEFVTADQFEPPTLVAHGLTHMGAAIHQGLDLIQARKTEYRNNGIAYYRPWVFLITDGEPQGELESLVEQAAQRIRDDENSKRVAFFAVGVEGANMDRLSQIVVRTPLKLKGLNFQEMFIWLSASMQRVSQSKPDDQVALPPPGWGAV; the protein is encoded by the coding sequence ATGCCAGAAATTTTGAAACTTGAAGATGCTGTAGAATTCGCCGAAAACCCAGAACCACGGTGTCCTTGTGTTCTGCTTCTAGATACATCTGGTTCGATGCAGGGCGAAGCAATTGAAGCACTAAATGAAGGATTAAAAGTATTTAGAGATGAGTTAAATCGTGACAGCCTTGCTAGAAAACGAGTTGAGGTAGCGATTATTTCATTCAATTTTGAGGTAAAAGTTGTTCAAGAGTTTGTCACTGCCGATCAGTTCGAGCCACCAACCCTCGTTGCGCATGGTTTGACTCACATGGGTGCAGCAATTCATCAAGGGCTAGATTTAATTCAGGCGCGCAAAACTGAGTATCGCAACAACGGCATTGCCTACTATCGTCCCTGGGTGTTTCTCATTACAGATGGCGAACCACAAGGAGAGTTAGAAAGCCTTGTAGAACAAGCGGCACAGCGAATTAGAGATGATGAAAATAGCAAGCGCGTTGCCTTTTTTGCGGTAGGTGTCGAAGGGGCTAACATGGATCGTCTTAGCCAGATTGTCGTGCGTACGCCATTGAAGTTAAAAGGACTTAATTTTCAAGAGATGTTTATTTGGCTATCAGCTAGTATGCAGCGCGTTTCGCAATCGAAACCAGACGATCAAGTTGCCTTACCACCGCCAGGCTGGGGTGCAGTTTAA
- a CDS encoding SWIM zinc finger family protein, giving the protein MTNFSFQASREWWSQRWLDLLDSYRFKKRLERARNYARQGNVLSIEFEGAKVSARVQGTEPEPYQVSLFLEPFTDEQWGYVIETMSQRAIFAAKLLAGEMPPNIEEVFTANGLSLFPFTLSEVRSKCSCPDKANPCKHIGAVYYQLGDRFSEDPFVLFQLRGRTKNQIIDALREFRSAHQKEVVSTEPAPISSTLETTSTNTSASFWQYQEPLDPNLVVIAPSTSSDVLETLGAIPLSHDLADDSDANSSDVLMNYLDTAYKQVAQQAFLAAMNATAN; this is encoded by the coding sequence ATGACCAATTTTAGTTTTCAAGCAAGCCGCGAATGGTGGTCGCAACGCTGGCTCGATCTCCTCGATTCTTACCGCTTCAAAAAGCGTCTGGAACGGGCGCGTAACTACGCGCGTCAAGGTAATGTTTTGAGTATAGAGTTTGAAGGCGCAAAAGTATCAGCACGGGTACAAGGCACAGAACCTGAGCCATATCAAGTTTCGCTATTTCTGGAACCTTTTACCGATGAACAGTGGGGTTACGTCATTGAAACAATGTCGCAACGCGCGATTTTTGCGGCAAAACTCCTAGCAGGTGAAATGCCACCTAATATCGAAGAAGTCTTTACTGCCAATGGACTATCGTTATTTCCGTTTACACTTTCCGAAGTGCGGAGCAAATGCTCGTGCCCTGATAAAGCTAATCCGTGTAAGCATATTGGTGCAGTGTACTATCAGCTAGGCGATCGCTTTAGCGAAGATCCTTTTGTCTTATTTCAGCTGCGCGGACGAACCAAAAACCAGATTATCGATGCTTTGCGCGAGTTTCGCAGCGCGCACCAAAAAGAAGTTGTGAGTACTGAACCAGCGCCAATTTCATCTACACTGGAGACGACATCAACCAACACGAGTGCATCGTTTTGGCAGTATCAAGAACCACTCGATCCTAACTTAGTCGTGATCGCTCCATCAACCAGCAGTGATGTCCTAGAAACGTTAGGCGCAATTCCACTGTCCCACGATCTAGCTGACGATTCTGATGCTAATTCATCCGATGTATTGATGAACTATCTAGATACGGCTTACAAGCAAGTGGCTCAACAAGCTTTCCTCGCGGCGATGAACGCTACGGCTAATTAA